A window from Primulina huaijiensis isolate GDHJ02 chromosome 11, ASM1229523v2, whole genome shotgun sequence encodes these proteins:
- the LOC140987369 gene encoding non-specific phospholipase C4-like, with protein MASETSNSPIKTIVVLVQENRSFDHMLGWMKTLNPEINGVTGQESNPISTTNLDSDQLFFGSGSHFVDPDPGHSIQDIYEQIFGVQWKVDQQLQPTMKGFAQNAERKQSGMSTTVMNGFKPEYIPVYQELVEEFAVCDRWFAAVPASTQPNRLFVHSATSHGATSNDTKHLIEGYPQKTIFESLDEEGFSFGIYYEYPPATLFYRNLRKLKYIKNFHQFDLSFKRHCAEGKLPNYVVIEQRYFDLKILPGNDDHPSHDVYEGQKFVKEVYEALRGSPQWNEMLFIIVYDEHGGFFDHVPTPVAGVPSPDGIVGPDPYKFSFDRLGVRVPAIIVSPWIQKGTVLHGPSGPYPTSEFEHSSIPATVKKIFNLKSFLTKRDSWAGTFDVVLTRNTPRTDCPETLSKPIKLLEAEAKEDSKLSEFQEELVQMVAALSGDRVKDIFPHKLVENMTVSNGVECVHNAFKKFLDECEKHNQNGADGSTIVFKNTAITKESTNVSDKTEEPSKKKSKSFAAKLFSCIVCNHR; from the exons ATGGCTTCTGAAACCTCAAACTCCCCGATCAAAACAATCGTCGTGTTAGTTCAAGAAAACCGCTCCTTCGATCACATGCTAGGTTGGATGAAAACCCTGAACCCCGAAATCAATGGCGTAACCGGACAAGAATCGAATCCGATATCTACCACGAATCTGGACTCAGACCAGCTCTTCTTTGGATCCGGGTCACACTTCGTCGACCCCGATCCCGGCCACTCCATTCAAGACATATACGAACAAATATTCGGCGTTCAGTGGAAAGTAGACCAGCAGCTTCAGCCAACCATGAAAGGGTTTGCCCAGAATGCTGAAAGGAAACAAAGTGGCATGTCAACTACGGTGATGAACGGGTTTAAACCCGAATATATACCCGTTTACCAAGAGCTGGTGGAGGAGTTCGCAGTGTGCGACCGGTGGTTCGCAGCCGTGCCAGCCTCGACTCAGCCGAACCGGCTGTTTGTACACTCGGCCACGTCGCATGGGGCTACAAGTAATGATACAAAGCATTTGATCGAAGGGTATCCGCAGAAAACTATATTTGAATCGTTGGATGAAGAGGGTTTCTCGTTTGGAATATATTATGAGTATCCTCCAGCTACACTTTTCTACAG GAATCTTAGGAAGCTAAAGTACATAAAAAATTTCCATCAATTTGATCTGAGTTTCAAGAGACACTGTGCAGAGGGGAAGTTGCCAAACTATGTAGTGATTGAACAAAGATATTTCGATCTTAAAATTCTTCCAGGAAACGACGATCACCCATCTCATGACGTATACGAGGGCCAAAAATTCGTGAAAGAAGTGTACGAAGCCTTGAGGGGTAGTCCTCAATGGAATGAGATGTTGTTCATAATTGTGTATGATGAGCATGGTGGATTCTTTGATCATGTCCCGACTCCGGTGGCAGGCGTCCCTAGCCCAGATGGGATTGTGGGTCCAGACCCTTACAAGTTTTCGTTTGATCGTTTGGGAGTTAGGGTTCCGGCCATTATTGTTTCTCCATGGATTCAGAAAGGAACTG TTTTGCATGGGCCTTCAGGGCCATATCCCACTTCAGAATTCGAACACTCTTCAATACCTGCAACTGTGAAGAAGATTTTCAATCTGAAGTCTTTTCTAACGAAGCGTGACTCATGGGCTGGCACTTTTGATGTTGTGCTGACCAGAAACACCCCAAGAACAGATTGTCCAG AAACCTTATCAAAGCCAATAAAATTGCTAGAAGCCGAGGCGAAAGAGGACTCAAAGTTAAGCGAGTTCCAGGAGGAGTTGGTGCAAATGGTAGCGGCGTTAAGTGGAGATCGTGTGAAGGACATTTTCCCACACAAGCTAGTCGAAAACATGACTGTATCGAACGGGGTAGAGTGCGTGCATAATGCTTTCAAAAAATTCTTGGATGAATGTGAGAAACATAATCAAAATGGGGCTGATGGATCCACAATTGTTTTCAAGAATACTGCAATTACAAAGGAGTCAACGAATGTCAGCGATAAAACTGAAGAACCATCAAAGAAAAAGTCCAAATCATTTGCGGCTAAGTTATTTTCATGCATAGTTTGTAATCACCgttga